One Vibrio pomeroyi genomic region harbors:
- a CDS encoding LysR family transcriptional regulator, with amino-acid sequence MHSPITLEALHILDAIDRRGSFAAAANEMDRAPSSLSYQIQKLEQDLDIMIFDRSGHRANFTEAGQLILEQGRVILGATERLVNEASILANGWELDLTIAFDGIIPIANFFPLVDELGKISKTRVRLQEEILAGCWESLTDGRADLLVCPKVDTIPNDMKSDVIGKMEMVWVAASSHYVHKRSGEFDQAARESYRVIAIADTARDQPALSRNILEKQPRLTVTSFSAKVEALTTGLGIGTLPCSVAKPLIESGVLIQIAGTEPQPIDIVMAWRRNKMGDAKSWCIQHLKKTWSLK; translated from the coding sequence ATGCATAGCCCAATAACACTTGAAGCGTTACACATCCTAGATGCCATTGATCGACGTGGAAGTTTCGCCGCTGCGGCCAATGAAATGGATAGAGCACCCTCATCACTTAGCTATCAAATTCAAAAGCTCGAGCAAGACCTAGATATCATGATTTTTGACCGTTCAGGTCACCGTGCAAACTTCACGGAAGCGGGGCAATTGATACTTGAGCAAGGCAGAGTCATTCTTGGTGCGACAGAAAGATTGGTAAACGAGGCGAGCATTCTAGCCAATGGTTGGGAGTTGGATTTGACCATCGCCTTTGATGGCATCATCCCAATTGCCAACTTCTTTCCACTTGTCGATGAACTAGGAAAAATCAGTAAGACACGTGTTCGATTGCAAGAAGAGATCCTTGCAGGTTGTTGGGAGTCACTGACCGATGGCCGTGCAGACTTGCTGGTGTGCCCGAAGGTCGACACAATTCCAAATGATATGAAAAGTGACGTAATTGGTAAAATGGAAATGGTTTGGGTTGCGGCATCAAGCCACTATGTTCACAAACGTTCTGGTGAGTTTGACCAAGCAGCAAGAGAAAGTTACAGGGTAATCGCAATTGCGGATACAGCCCGAGATCAACCTGCTTTAAGTCGTAATATTCTAGAGAAGCAGCCGCGGTTAACAGTAACAAGCTTCTCCGCAAAAGTAGAAGCGTTAACGACTGGACTAGGTATAGGAACCTTGCCTTGTAGTGTTGCTAAGCCTTTGATCGAATCGGGCGTTTTAATACAGATTGCCGGTACCGAGCCGCAGCCAATCGACATTGTGATGGCTTGGCGACGCAATAAAATGGGCGACGCCAAGTCTTGGTGTATTCAACACCTTAAAAAAACATGGTCACTCAAGTAA
- a CDS encoding TonB-dependent hemoglobin/transferrin/lactoferrin family receptor: MYKQSLLSASIVLALSSTSAFAEDYALFDEVVVSATRTEQSKADVSSSIESVSSEDIDNQMSNDIKQALQYTPGVEAQGSGRFGISGFNIRGVEGDRVKLMVDGVQQPTPYNPGASEQRKYSNAIEVDTLSVIEVNKGPASTLYGSDAIGGAVLLRTKNPEDMLRTDGDENRFGIKSSYTSADEQFKNTLSWAMRKDKLETIVMATYAQGHETEAHSSGSDIEGPDRGAANPADTELSNFLAKAFYNVSDSNKIGLTVEHYQRQYDEDELNYNGYTLMPGFVYTDNYNEDTNKRFRATLEQQLKLNSSIADSLDWSLSYQDSSTLNKNYDTTGFNGRRLRERDASDVNMQVDTQLSKLVNISGADHEFTYGFTYLQNDFELDNTDYKFDRGTVTPGSTGIPDAKITQWGVFLQDQAFFMDDKLIVTGGLRYDSFVADPSTDEGYTTEYDKNEDDAFTAKLGSVYHINDSLSVFGQIGQGFKAPSVYDLYYFYNQGAIVEANPNLKAERSLSYELGLRGSNQYARFELSTFYTDYTDFINETKTGEQGGKDVFTKENLDEVTIYGAEFSSTINLDTLFDAPYGTYTRLAVAYADGEDKSTGKSIDSVAPLTSTIGLGIERDNFGSALNVKMVASKDDWNSDDNVDVSGYTVVDLTAYYRPMTDLTLRAGLFNALDKKYWLYSDMSGSAHDSDFNTDIKSQPGRNWGLSANYEF, from the coding sequence ATGTATAAGCAATCCCTACTCTCTGCTTCAATCGTTTTAGCGCTTTCATCAACATCAGCCTTTGCTGAAGATTATGCCCTATTTGACGAGGTTGTTGTATCGGCAACTCGTACTGAACAAAGCAAAGCAGATGTTTCAAGCTCTATTGAATCAGTATCTTCGGAAGATATTGATAATCAAATGTCTAACGACATAAAGCAAGCACTTCAGTACACACCTGGCGTAGAAGCTCAAGGTAGTGGACGTTTTGGTATTTCAGGCTTCAACATTCGTGGTGTTGAAGGTGACCGCGTTAAATTGATGGTCGATGGTGTTCAACAACCTACTCCATATAATCCAGGTGCATCTGAACAACGCAAATATTCGAATGCGATTGAAGTAGACACATTGAGTGTGATCGAGGTGAATAAAGGACCTGCTTCTACGCTTTATGGTTCTGACGCTATTGGTGGTGCTGTACTACTAAGAACGAAGAACCCAGAGGATATGCTTAGAACAGACGGCGATGAAAACCGTTTTGGCATCAAATCTAGCTACACTTCTGCTGACGAACAGTTTAAGAACACGCTTTCTTGGGCTATGCGTAAAGACAAGCTAGAAACTATCGTAATGGCGACATACGCTCAAGGTCATGAAACTGAAGCGCATTCGTCAGGAAGTGATATTGAAGGCCCTGACCGTGGTGCAGCTAACCCTGCAGATACCGAACTAAGCAACTTTTTAGCAAAAGCATTTTATAATGTATCGGATTCAAACAAGATCGGCTTAACCGTAGAACATTATCAGCGTCAATATGATGAAGATGAGTTAAATTACAACGGTTACACGCTAATGCCGGGCTTTGTATACACGGATAACTACAATGAAGACACCAACAAACGCTTCCGTGCAACATTGGAACAGCAGCTTAAGCTTAACTCTTCTATTGCAGACTCTTTGGACTGGTCTTTAAGCTACCAAGATTCAAGTACTCTGAATAAAAACTACGATACAACAGGCTTTAACGGCCGTCGACTTCGTGAACGTGATGCATCAGATGTGAACATGCAAGTCGATACGCAGCTTTCTAAGTTGGTGAACATTAGTGGTGCTGATCATGAGTTTACGTATGGTTTCACTTACCTGCAAAATGATTTTGAGTTAGACAACACCGACTACAAGTTTGACCGAGGTACCGTTACTCCAGGTAGTACAGGTATCCCTGACGCAAAAATCACGCAATGGGGTGTTTTCCTTCAAGATCAAGCATTCTTCATGGATGACAAGCTCATAGTAACGGGTGGTCTACGTTATGACTCGTTTGTTGCTGACCCATCAACTGACGAAGGCTACACAACTGAATACGACAAGAATGAAGATGACGCATTTACAGCCAAATTAGGCTCGGTTTACCACATCAATGATAGCTTGTCTGTATTTGGTCAGATTGGTCAAGGCTTCAAAGCTCCTTCTGTTTATGACCTTTACTACTTCTATAACCAAGGCGCTATCGTAGAGGCAAACCCTAACCTGAAAGCAGAAAGAAGCCTTTCTTATGAGCTAGGTCTACGTGGTAGCAACCAGTATGCTCGCTTCGAATTAAGCACTTTCTACACTGACTACACTGATTTCATCAACGAAACGAAAACAGGTGAGCAAGGTGGAAAAGACGTATTTACGAAAGAAAACTTAGATGAAGTAACTATCTATGGTGCTGAATTCTCGTCAACCATTAACCTTGATACTCTGTTTGATGCACCTTACGGAACTTACACTCGCTTAGCTGTTGCTTATGCAGATGGCGAAGACAAGTCGACTGGTAAGTCAATTGATTCAGTTGCACCTCTAACAAGTACAATCGGTTTAGGTATTGAACGTGATAACTTCGGTTCAGCGTTGAATGTTAAAATGGTTGCTTCGAAGGATGATTGGAACTCTGACGACAATGTCGATGTATCTGGATACACAGTTGTTGATTTAACGGCTTATTACCGCCCGATGACCGATTTAACTCTGCGAGCGGGTCTATTTAACGCTCTAGATAAGAAGTACTGGTTGTACAGCGACATGTCTGGTAGCGCGCACGATTCTGACTTCAATACAGACATTAAGTCTCAACCTGGTCGTAACTGGGGCTTATCTGCAAACTACGAATTCTAA
- the galE gene encoding UDP-glucose 4-epimerase GalE: MNVLVTGGMGYIGSHTSIQMIHAGMTPVLFDNLYNSKPSVLDRIEKVSGVRPIFIEGDIRDKALLAETMKQHNIEAVIHFAGLKAVGESVEKPLEYYDNNVNGTLVLVDAMRESGVKTLVFSSSATVYGDPASVPITEDFPTSATNPYGRSKLMVEECLTDFQKANPDWSITLLRYFNPVGSHPSGELGEDPQGIPNNLMPFVSQVAVGRREFLSVFGSDYPTKDGTGVRDYIHVMDLSDGHIAALEKVGRKDGLHIYNLGTGNGSSVLDMVKAFEQASGKEIPYKLVERRAGDIAECWADPAKAQKELGWNATRTLTEMTEDTWRWQSTNPDGFPS, translated from the coding sequence ATGAATGTTTTAGTTACAGGTGGCATGGGTTACATTGGCAGCCATACAAGTATCCAGATGATTCACGCAGGCATGACACCTGTTCTTTTCGATAACTTGTACAACAGTAAGCCAAGCGTTCTTGATCGTATCGAGAAGGTGTCTGGTGTTCGCCCTATTTTCATTGAAGGCGATATTCGCGATAAGGCACTCTTAGCTGAAACAATGAAGCAACATAATATCGAAGCGGTTATCCACTTTGCAGGACTAAAGGCTGTAGGAGAGTCCGTTGAGAAGCCTCTTGAATACTACGACAACAATGTGAACGGCACTTTGGTCCTGGTTGATGCGATGCGCGAATCTGGTGTAAAAACACTGGTATTCAGCTCATCAGCAACAGTATATGGCGATCCTGCTAGTGTTCCTATTACAGAAGACTTCCCAACAAGCGCGACTAACCCATACGGGCGCAGTAAGTTAATGGTTGAAGAGTGTCTTACTGACTTCCAAAAAGCGAATCCAGACTGGAGCATCACGCTACTTCGCTACTTTAACCCTGTTGGTTCACATCCAAGTGGTGAGCTAGGTGAAGATCCACAAGGCATCCCAAACAACCTAATGCCGTTTGTTTCTCAAGTAGCCGTAGGCCGCCGTGAATTCTTATCGGTATTTGGTAGCGATTATCCTACTAAAGATGGGACCGGTGTTCGTGATTACATCCACGTTATGGATCTTTCTGATGGACACATTGCAGCTCTTGAGAAAGTAGGGCGTAAAGACGGTCTTCATATCTATAACCTTGGTACAGGCAATGGTTCAAGTGTTTTAGACATGGTTAAGGCGTTTGAACAAGCAAGTGGTAAGGAAATCCCTTATAAACTTGTTGAGCGACGCGCTGGTGACATCGCAGAATGCTGGGCAGATCCGGCTAAAGCTCAGAAGGAGCTTGGGTGGAACGCGACACGTACACTGACAGAAATGACCGAAGATACATGGCGCTGGCAGTCAACTAACCCTGATGGTTTCCCTAGTTAA
- a CDS encoding sensor domain-containing diguanylate cyclase → MLSFINNISIKNKLILPIILFISVAFITIQSINYTVTFEREKDNLIQRVKVLAQGVAYNLQAAILFEDKTSANEILSAFVADGDIVRVKLFDKQGELFASYQVSDIELPRPTAEERKDIGSQQFAISENYIYLLVPVILDNENIANLRVTISKQTFSKIFTNIFKVAGIYLVLLIVLGGVLVKLIQRFIIDPMFELNEAMQAFVERRAEQPRLITSNNDEIGELVRAFNTMLERLKHRDSQINFTLDKLQEEKAFANEVIETVQHSLLVVDNKGMIIHANMATRDIFKCTEAFLENLTIQELVQTKQAGFLQGIIDSNIELNDELIKATDLFQNKQWLQVSSRSLSKNGNTLFAIQDVTDIETAMSRQRIAAGVFENSKDGLIVLNSSNVITMVNPAVTQLLGYHADLLVGKTPFEVFSWQQFSSLMPTIRSSLENYGQWQGEVWEKNVSGTVVPMFVKVNRVLSDNKKGEFDMVLTLSDLSNVKEMERLEHLAHHDALTGLANRAQLYKFLDDVVTSSHYSNQHFAVIYLDLDGFKHVNDTYGHDAGDEILKEISSRLLSQVRAGDLVARLSGDEFVLIIKQTNKTLLARLAERLLGLIEQEVSYKQRSLHVGASLGIHLVDGVERDLDGILKLADEAMYQAKHKGKGQFVFSDESE, encoded by the coding sequence ATGTTGTCTTTCATCAATAACATCTCCATTAAGAACAAGCTTATTCTGCCGATCATTCTGTTTATCTCGGTTGCGTTTATTACGATTCAATCAATAAATTACACTGTCACTTTTGAGCGCGAGAAAGATAACCTAATACAACGAGTGAAAGTCTTAGCGCAGGGCGTTGCTTATAACTTGCAAGCAGCCATCTTATTTGAAGATAAAACATCAGCTAACGAGATTCTATCGGCATTCGTAGCTGATGGAGACATTGTTCGAGTCAAACTGTTTGATAAGCAAGGCGAGCTATTCGCGAGCTATCAAGTCAGCGATATCGAACTACCAAGGCCTACTGCCGAGGAGCGCAAGGATATTGGCTCCCAACAATTTGCGATTTCAGAGAACTATATCTATCTGTTGGTGCCCGTGATTCTCGATAATGAAAACATCGCAAATCTACGCGTGACCATTTCTAAACAAACCTTTTCCAAGATCTTCACCAATATATTTAAAGTCGCAGGGATCTACCTTGTTCTTTTGATCGTGCTCGGAGGCGTGTTAGTTAAGCTTATACAACGTTTTATCATTGACCCAATGTTCGAACTTAACGAAGCAATGCAGGCGTTTGTAGAACGTCGCGCAGAGCAACCTAGACTGATTACGTCTAATAATGACGAGATAGGTGAACTGGTTCGTGCTTTCAACACCATGTTAGAGCGTTTAAAGCATCGCGACAGCCAAATCAATTTCACGCTTGATAAGCTACAAGAAGAGAAAGCTTTTGCGAATGAAGTAATCGAGACTGTTCAGCATTCGCTCCTCGTTGTCGATAACAAGGGAATGATTATACATGCCAACATGGCCACGCGTGACATATTCAAATGCACGGAGGCGTTTCTTGAAAACCTAACCATTCAAGAGTTAGTTCAAACCAAGCAGGCCGGTTTCTTACAAGGAATTATCGATTCTAATATTGAGCTAAACGATGAGTTAATCAAAGCTACTGATCTCTTTCAAAATAAACAGTGGCTTCAGGTGAGCAGCCGATCGCTATCCAAAAACGGGAATACCTTGTTTGCTATACAAGACGTAACCGATATAGAAACCGCCATGAGCCGTCAACGTATTGCGGCCGGTGTTTTTGAGAACAGTAAAGATGGATTGATCGTGCTGAACTCGTCAAACGTGATCACCATGGTTAACCCAGCAGTCACACAGCTACTTGGCTATCACGCAGATCTGCTGGTGGGCAAAACACCGTTTGAAGTCTTCTCTTGGCAACAGTTTTCATCGTTAATGCCTACAATTCGAAGCTCATTGGAAAATTATGGTCAATGGCAAGGGGAGGTGTGGGAGAAAAATGTATCCGGCACCGTGGTTCCGATGTTCGTCAAAGTGAACCGAGTTCTATCTGACAATAAAAAAGGTGAGTTTGATATGGTTCTGACTTTATCTGACTTATCTAATGTCAAAGAGATGGAGAGGCTTGAACATTTAGCCCATCACGACGCATTAACGGGCTTAGCCAATAGGGCACAACTGTACAAGTTTTTAGATGATGTTGTCACGTCTAGCCATTATTCAAATCAACACTTTGCTGTGATCTACTTAGATCTAGATGGTTTCAAGCACGTCAATGACACCTATGGTCATGATGCAGGCGATGAAATACTCAAAGAAATCTCTAGTCGCCTCTTATCACAAGTGCGCGCCGGTGATTTAGTGGCTCGTTTGTCGGGCGACGAATTTGTTCTTATTATTAAACAGACAAACAAGACCTTGTTAGCTAGGTTAGCTGAACGTTTGTTGGGGCTTATCGAGCAAGAAGTGAGTTATAAGCAGCGCTCACTGCATGTTGGAGCAAGCCTAGGCATCCATTTGGTTGACGGGGTAGAACGAGACCTTGATGGGATATTGAAACTTGCCGATGAGGCGATGTATCAAGCGAAACATAAAGGAAAAGGTCAGTTTGTGTTCTCTGATGAGAGCGAATAA
- a CDS encoding YfiR family protein, with product MVFAITFSPIVSAEGFKPYEVKAVYLFRIANFIQWHNESSMDSVQFCVMGNQKVAETLISITNGKSIRSLPIHVQQTISPECNITYLSDVERGSIETELNSNDVSPNMVTISDTLNFTELGGVIELTRINNKIKPKINLTNAKRGNYIIGSNLLRISIVEGK from the coding sequence ATGGTTTTTGCAATAACGTTCTCGCCGATTGTTAGCGCCGAGGGCTTTAAACCTTATGAAGTTAAAGCGGTTTACCTGTTTAGGATTGCCAATTTTATTCAATGGCACAATGAAAGTTCGATGGACTCTGTTCAGTTCTGCGTTATGGGGAATCAGAAAGTTGCCGAGACTTTAATTTCTATTACGAATGGTAAGTCGATTCGCTCATTGCCGATTCACGTTCAGCAAACTATTTCTCCCGAATGTAATATTACTTATCTATCTGATGTCGAACGCGGTTCGATTGAGACTGAACTCAATAGTAATGACGTATCGCCCAATATGGTTACCATTAGCGACACATTAAATTTCACTGAGCTCGGGGGAGTCATAGAGCTCACTCGCATCAACAATAAAATCAAGCCAAAGATCAACTTAACCAACGCTAAAAGAGGTAACTACATTATCGGCTCAAACCTTCTACGTATCTCAATTGTGGAGGGTAAGTAA
- a CDS encoding TonB-dependent receptor plug domain-containing protein, with the protein MISRPVCLGLALTTPACVMAQENSLDQLMSMSLEELSMLDVEMETASKVTQKLTDIPSSVYVLSNERIQRSGAKSIAEVLMLVPGLKVTKFNETSWFVSTRGFHDGLYNKMLVMMDGRSLFSPVYGGTYWSDVDYILADIERIEVLKGPGGTIWGGNAVNGVVNIITKSASDTQGTYISGLASSTDNYEISVRQGLSLNSDVNARAFYKYREEPSYCSNESEKWKAQSAGMVFQPSDEEQHWSLRIGGEKSFYESELYSVQYDTSGTLVDYQANDFDNESHSFYLQFNNAQNISDNSTLSYSLWGEYNKDNAPDAPGSYTTVDFDSTLINQLSLSHQVTLGGGLRYMHLDFSSNQLSDVDWYNPSYYGRAYNIETANDYIANAFVQSQMQWTEALSITIGAKLEHFTQNHSSEISPQIRGLYKLNLRHSIWAGVSKAVVAPSYMDSNSAYYFNSYYPDSGAGYLDVYKSNSNLDNENVVTVEVGYRYTNDSDFELDATIYLSEHDNLRFHSYDPTDIPANHVYVGALSDDYQAQTYGLELGATYKLTKDVTSYFSYAYSTLEGESKGNDPKSNPQNSVYYDIDNEHLATAQLMWNITDSWQFDVIGQYINVNYPDYWVAEDGTQYEWQSYPHEVTFDARLAWKKSQAAPLIELVVENIGKDNGYQAEMTSDKSVNQESVYVRVSHEF; encoded by the coding sequence ATGATTTCCCGACCAGTTTGCTTAGGATTGGCATTAACCACACCTGCTTGTGTAATGGCTCAGGAAAACTCCTTAGATCAGCTCATGTCTATGAGCCTTGAAGAGCTGTCGATGCTTGATGTTGAAATGGAAACGGCATCTAAGGTCACACAAAAACTGACAGATATTCCGTCATCTGTGTACGTACTTTCCAATGAGAGGATTCAGCGCAGCGGTGCGAAAAGCATTGCCGAAGTTTTAATGCTGGTGCCGGGGCTAAAAGTCACTAAATTCAATGAAACGTCATGGTTTGTGTCTACTCGAGGTTTTCATGACGGTTTATACAATAAAATGCTCGTCATGATGGATGGACGTAGTTTGTTCAGCCCTGTTTATGGTGGCACTTATTGGAGCGACGTTGACTATATTCTTGCTGATATTGAACGAATCGAGGTGCTTAAAGGGCCGGGTGGCACAATTTGGGGCGGTAATGCCGTCAATGGTGTGGTCAACATCATCACGAAATCAGCTAGCGACACTCAAGGTACTTATATTTCTGGTTTAGCGTCTAGTACTGATAACTATGAAATCAGCGTCAGGCAAGGCTTAAGCTTAAATTCAGATGTGAATGCGCGTGCGTTCTACAAATACCGCGAAGAACCTTCTTACTGCTCTAACGAATCTGAAAAATGGAAAGCGCAATCTGCTGGAATGGTATTTCAACCAAGTGATGAAGAACAACATTGGTCTTTAAGGATTGGCGGAGAAAAGAGCTTTTACGAATCTGAGTTATATTCTGTTCAATACGATACCTCTGGTACTCTCGTTGATTACCAAGCTAATGATTTTGATAACGAAAGCCACTCTTTTTACCTACAGTTTAATAACGCTCAAAACATCAGTGACAACTCGACGCTCTCATACTCGTTATGGGGCGAATACAATAAAGATAACGCGCCCGACGCGCCGGGAAGTTATACCACCGTTGATTTTGACTCGACGTTGATCAATCAGTTATCACTGAGCCATCAGGTAACATTAGGCGGTGGACTGCGATACATGCACCTCGATTTCTCATCCAATCAGTTAAGTGACGTCGATTGGTATAACCCTAGCTATTACGGGCGTGCCTACAACATAGAAACGGCCAACGATTACATCGCCAATGCGTTCGTGCAGTCACAAATGCAATGGACAGAAGCACTTTCAATCACGATTGGCGCAAAATTAGAGCATTTCACTCAAAACCATTCTTCTGAGATTTCGCCTCAAATTCGCGGATTATATAAGCTCAATCTTCGTCACTCTATTTGGGCAGGTGTCAGTAAGGCGGTAGTTGCACCTTCTTATATGGACAGTAACTCCGCATATTACTTTAATAGTTACTATCCGGACTCTGGAGCGGGCTACTTAGATGTCTATAAATCGAATTCCAATCTTGATAACGAAAATGTTGTGACTGTTGAAGTGGGTTATCGCTACACCAACGATTCAGATTTTGAGCTAGATGCGACGATCTATTTAAGTGAACACGATAACCTTCGCTTTCATAGTTACGATCCTACGGATATTCCGGCTAATCACGTTTATGTCGGTGCATTGTCTGATGATTACCAAGCTCAAACCTATGGCCTAGAACTCGGTGCGACTTACAAACTGACGAAAGACGTTACCAGCTATTTTAGTTACGCCTACTCGACATTAGAGGGCGAAAGCAAAGGAAACGACCCTAAGTCCAACCCACAGAATAGCGTGTACTATGACATCGATAATGAACACTTAGCGACGGCGCAACTGATGTGGAACATTACAGATAGCTGGCAATTTGATGTGATTGGACAGTACATCAATGTGAATTACCCTGATTACTGGGTCGCTGAAGACGGAACTCAATATGAATGGCAATCTTACCCTCATGAGGTGACCTTTGATGCCCGATTGGCGTGGAAGAAATCACAAGCCGCTCCTTTAATTGAATTGGTCGTCGAGAACATTGGTAAAGATAATGGCTATCAGGCTGAAATGACTTCCGATAAAAGTGTCAATCAAGAGTCTGTCTATGTAAGGGTATCTCATGAGTTTTAG
- a CDS encoding 5-oxoprolinase subunit PxpA encodes MTTKILLNCDMGESFGNWKMGDDESVMEWVDMANIACGFHASDPHVMSKTIKLAQHYNTQIGAHPGYQDLIGFGRRSIPHTMDEISELVCYQIGALQALCRYHHTTVGYVKPHGALYNDMMANTDVFNAVAQAVAEFNIPLMILSSSDNQQYLDIADDHDLPLLFEAFADRAYLNNGHLAPRTQKGSVYVNQDDIYNQVMQIINYGSVTTIEGERLPIEADTICVHGDNPQSIALIRKIRQDLNAFN; translated from the coding sequence GTGACAACGAAGATTTTGCTTAATTGCGACATGGGAGAAAGTTTCGGCAACTGGAAGATGGGAGATGATGAATCTGTCATGGAATGGGTCGATATGGCTAACATCGCTTGTGGTTTTCATGCGTCCGATCCTCACGTCATGTCCAAGACCATAAAGCTTGCGCAGCACTACAACACGCAAATTGGGGCTCACCCGGGTTATCAAGATCTTATTGGGTTTGGACGTCGATCAATCCCCCACACCATGGACGAGATCAGCGAGTTGGTGTGTTATCAGATCGGTGCACTACAAGCCCTTTGTCGTTATCACCATACTACGGTTGGATATGTGAAGCCTCATGGAGCTCTATACAACGATATGATGGCAAACACGGATGTGTTTAACGCCGTTGCTCAAGCTGTGGCTGAATTCAATATTCCGCTGATGATCCTGTCATCGTCTGACAATCAACAGTATCTGGATATTGCTGACGATCATGATTTACCGCTTTTGTTTGAAGCCTTCGCCGACAGAGCTTACTTAAATAATGGTCATCTAGCGCCACGAACACAAAAAGGCTCGGTGTACGTCAATCAAGACGATATTTATAACCAAGTCATGCAAATCATCAATTACGGGTCTGTAACAACCATTGAGGGCGAACGGTTACCTATTGAAGCTGATACCATCTGTGTTCACGGAGATAACCCTCAATCCATCGCATTAATTAGAAAAATCCGACAAGACCTCAACGCTTTTAATTAA
- a CDS encoding 5-oxoprolinase subunit B family protein — translation MTKNQIEFNIDPVAECSVLVTLMPSKPHSSAIDAQYMAHFSNVIRQDLASVLMNVTPAYHTILVDYLPYRISEQLFITQLNSLLTQALSSFSNTTDTANIIELPAYYSSETALDLDRYQEKGLSLDDIIQHHTSQTYSVSAIGFIPGFAFMSDVVSELALPRQSTPRLSVPKGSIAIADSKTAVYPSDSPGGWNIIGNCPLSLFDHSQLSKVNVTQGPLSLLNVGDSVRFKSISKHEFMELRSVEIGGGDAHG, via the coding sequence ATGACGAAAAATCAGATTGAATTCAATATAGATCCTGTCGCTGAATGCAGCGTTCTCGTTACGCTAATGCCTTCAAAACCTCACTCTAGTGCTATCGATGCGCAGTATATGGCGCATTTTTCCAATGTTATTCGCCAAGACCTAGCGTCAGTCTTAATGAATGTGACACCGGCTTACCACACTATACTGGTTGACTACCTACCTTATAGAATTTCAGAACAGCTGTTTATTACACAGCTAAATTCACTGTTAACTCAGGCCTTGTCTTCATTTTCAAATACCACCGATACGGCGAACATTATTGAACTTCCTGCCTATTATTCATCTGAAACAGCACTCGATTTAGATAGATATCAAGAGAAAGGATTATCTCTGGACGATATCATTCAACATCACACCTCACAGACATATAGTGTCAGCGCAATAGGATTCATTCCCGGCTTTGCTTTTATGTCGGATGTGGTCAGTGAACTGGCTTTACCTCGCCAGTCAACGCCACGTTTAAGTGTTCCTAAAGGCAGCATCGCAATTGCAGACTCGAAAACTGCGGTTTACCCATCTGATTCACCAGGTGGTTGGAACATTATTGGTAACTGCCCTTTATCGCTGTTTGACCATAGCCAATTGAGTAAGGTTAATGTTACACAAGGTCCATTATCCCTGCTTAATGTCGGCGACAGTGTGCGTTTCAAATCGATATCAAAACACGAGTTTATGGAGCTTAGGTCTGTGGAGATTGGTGGAGGTGACGCTCATGGGTAA